One window of the Rhipicephalus microplus isolate Deutch F79 chromosome 2, USDA_Rmic, whole genome shotgun sequence genome contains the following:
- the LOC119169580 gene encoding ubinuclein-2-like yields the protein MAEPRRIKLETAAAHQAPTKQKRAEVCPTRRFQLSLVSSGKEADSCPEYSYSDLLKSSRPPDADKDDPFGDNDDDNVREIARKFEEKYGSKHGKKRRKGRVAWEDYVDRGMGYDETDPFIDNGEAYDELVPSTLTTKHGGFYINTGELEFRTPSGSDSEDFQGEIRPRQVKRGPRDGGARRGPRPRGRPKLIRDPLATANSGIAEAIESVVRGGGATVVQEEVASSSSSSGGASTGDDPVGPISSSEVPCPRLPDNLPVELENEVRRLKRAAALRSTEGKCKFFRGHVNQLLLSVELRARELGPGQRQLVYAHLANFLPCTKETLLKRAKKLRLDQEDGRLGEPLRKLKEALDAGEGLGDGRLREALCEVVRIKLRCYELSKIRTQSAEEYLRRFLDTEVCPLWPANSPVTAKTLFRESRQIHGHLTLNPRKASQLPGAVLRKMSSHIDTGRESPGTPSMPLTISSSPSASAALTSSASTPTPVSTPLSVTPAPPPPSSTPSPAPTPPVVSSPAPTATSVPTSVILQSPGRPPSADARPPRTSPPKPFLASQMLDRIITASLGNFPSSGNEASVPTSSSRHLESSSKESSRKLEPGSGPPKAQTPQLPRTVTSSASLRLTPSYGFMEAFKRTLEQGEPPGTAGSPPYYKPDLLEGMKGFPYPVGYLPRTSAAALPPERPRPHLSVAQQPQPQHWRQRPSYPSPSASYTPPSRPYPFPSQSHHGSKGASQGQGHVS from the exons ATGGCTGAACCGAGGCGCATCAAGCTCGAGACAGCAGCGGCCCACCAAGCCCCGACCAAGCAAAAACGTGCCGAGGTGTGCCCAACAAGGCGGTTTCAGCTCTCGCTAGTGTCGAGCGGCAAGGAAGCGGACTCGTGCCCCGAGTACTCCTACAGTGACCTGTTGAAATCCTCACGG CCTCCAGACGCCGACAAGGATGATCCGTTCGgagacaacgacgacgacaacgtacGGGAAATTGCGCGGAAGTTTGAGGAGAAATAT gGATCAAAACACGGGAAGAAGAGGCGCAAGGGCAGGGTTGCCTGGGAGGACTACGTGGATCGAGGAATGGGCTATGACGAGACGGACCCCTTCATTGATAATGGAGAGGCG TATGACGAACTGGTGCCCTCGACGTTGACGACAAAGCACGGCGGCTTCTACATCAACACGGGGGAGCTGGAATTCCGGACGCCGTCCGGCTCAGACTCTGAAGATTTCCAGGGAGAGATTCGGCCACGCCAGGTCAAGCGGGGCCCTCGCGATGGAGGTGCTCGGCGAGGACCGAGGCCTCGAGGGCGGCCGAAGCTCATTCGCGACCCACTTGCCACCGCAAACAGCGGCATTGCCGAGGCCATCGAGTCGGTGGTTCGCGGAGGCGGCGCTACCGTGGTGCAAGAAGAAGTcgcgagcagcagcagcagcagtggagGCGCAAGCACTGGGGACGACCCTGTTGGCCCCATCTCGTCCTCCGAAGTGCCATGCCCGCGCCTTCCCGACAACCTCCCTGTCGAACTGGAAAACGAGGTGCGGCGTCTGAAACGTGCCGCGGCGCTGCGCTCGACTGAAGGCAAGTGCAAGTTCTTCCGGGGCCACGTGAACCAGCTGCTTCTGAGTGTGGAACTGAGGGCGCGCGAGCTGGGGCCTGGACAGAGGCAGCTGGTGTATGCGCACCTCGCCAACTTCCTGCCCTGCACCAAGGAGACCCTGCTCAAGCGGGCCAAGAAGCTGCGTCTCGACCAAGAAGATGGCAGGCTCGGCGAGCCGCTGAGGAAACTGAAAGAGGCCCTCGACGCTGGGGAGGGCCTTGGTGACGGTCGCCTTCGTGAGGCGTTGTGTGAGGTTGTGCGAATAAAACTGCGCTGCTACGAGCTCTCCAAGATTCGCACCCAGTCTGCGGAAGAGTACCTGCGTCGTTTTCTTGACACGGAAGTGTGCCCACTGTGGCCTGCGAACAGTCCCGTGACTGCCAAGACCCTCTTCCGTGAGAGCCGGCAGATCCACGGCCATCTCAC GTTAAACCCCCGCAAGGCATCGCAGCTCCCTGGAGCAGTGCTCCGCAAGATGTCTAGCCACATTGACACTGGCAGAGAGAGTCCTGGTACACCGTCCATGCCATTGACCATTTCTTCATCACCCTCGGCATCAGCCGCTCTCACATCCTCCGCATCTACACCCACGCCTGTCTCTACACCGCTTTCTGTCACGCCTGCCCCACCACCTCCATCCTCCACGCCCTCACCTGCACCAACACCGCCAGTAGTGTCATCGCCAGCTCCCACGGCTACCTCTGTCCCCACTTCAGTCATCCTGCAATCACCTGGAAGGCCCCCGTCGGCAGATGCACGGCCACCTCGCACCAGTCCCCCGAAGCCTTTTCTTGCTTCACAGATGCTTGATCGCATAATTACCGCTAGCCTTGGCAACTTCCCAAGTTCGGGAAATGAGGCAAGTGTCCCAACAAGCAGCTCTCGCCATCTGGAGAGCAGCAGTAAGGAAAGCAGCAGGAAGCTGGAACCAGGAAGCGGCCCACCCAAGGCCCAGACACCACAGCTTCCCCGAACGGTAACATCCAGTGCGTCCCTGCGGCTAACTCCTTCGTACGGTTTTATGGAGGCCTTCAAGCGCACTTTGGAGCAAGGAGAGCCACCCGGCACTGCAGGGAGCCCCCCTTACTACAAGCCAGACCTCCTGGAAGGCATGAAGGGCTTCCCTTACCCCGTGGGCTACCTGCCCAGGACATCGGCAGCAGCCTTGCCACCGGAGCGGCCACGGCCACACCTCAGTGTCGCCCAGCAGCCCCAGCCGCAGCACTGGCGCCAGCGGCCATCCTACCCATCTCCGTCGGCTAGCTATACCCCACCGTCGCGACCTTATCCTTTtccgtcccaaagccaccacggGTCGAAGGGTGCCAGTCAGGGCCAAGGTCACGTCTCATGA
- the LOC119170454 gene encoding inhibitor of growth protein 2 encodes MLQIQHSLIKSQELGDDKLQLLQQIQDLIENKVRQLDQDYRNLDHEPETREAKRSRRQRGHDDEQTPTPHPTCGRRQPKKKRRRGGSNSGGHQQGHQQGHQQGHQQRGGVPSPAEPPIDPDEPTYCLCEQVSFGEMICCDNEECSIEWFHFSCVMLTTKPKGRWYCPRCRGDRSNQMKPKGS; translated from the coding sequence ATGCTACAGATCCAGCACTCACTCATCAAGTCGCAGGAGCTCGGTGACGACAAGCTGCAGTTGCTGCAGCAGATCCAGGACCTGATCGAGAACAAGGTGCGCCAGCTCGACCAGGACTACCGCAACCTTGACCACGAACCTGAGACGCGAGAGGCCAAGCGGTCGCGCCGCCAGCGAGGCCACGACGACGAGCAGACACCCACGCCACACCCCACTTGCGGCCGGCGGCAGCCAAAGAAGAAGCGGCGGCGAGGAGGCTCAAATTCGGGCGGCCACCAGCAAGGCCATCAACAAGGACACCAGCAGGGTCACCAACAGAGGGGCGGCGTGCCGTCGCCCGCTGAGCCGCCGATCGATCCCGACGAGCCCACTTACTGCCTCTGCGAGCAGGTCTCCTTTGGAGAAATGATCTGCTGTGACAACGAGGAATGCAGTATTGAGTGGTTCCACTTCTCGTGTGTCATGCTCACCACGAAGCCCAAGGGCAGATGGTACTGTCCCCGGTGTCGGGGCGACCGCAGCAACCAGATGAAGCCCAAGGGAAGCTAG
- the Dph3 gene encoding diphthamide biosynthesis 3: protein MVIRSCAWNSDVFLESESPLAGLTVASVLKCACNLAMSVYHDEVEIEDFEYDEELETYFYPCPCGDRFEITKEDLLNGEEVATCPSCSLLVKVIYNQEDFVREKDALVKEEPAKLQATN, encoded by the exons ATGGTCATACGTAGCTGCGCTTGGAATTCTGACGTATTTTTGGAATCCGAGTCACCGCTTGCCGGCCTCACGGTAGCGAGCGTGCTCAAGTGTGCGTGTAACCTTGCCATGTCTGTGTACCACGACGAAGTTGAGATTGAAGACTTCGAGTACGACGAAGAGCTCGAGACGTACTTCTACCCGTGCCCATGTGGAGACAGGTTTGAGATCACTAAG GAGGACCTGCTGAATGGTGAAGAGGTGGCCACATGTCCCAGCTGCTCCCTCCTAGTGAAAGTGATATACAATCAG GAGGACTTTGTTCGAGAGAAAGATGCACTAGTCAAAGAAGAACCAGCCAAGCTTCAAGCAACCAATTAA